One window of Thalassovita mediterranea genomic DNA carries:
- a CDS encoding squalene/phytoene synthase family protein: protein MTISSTPPAPEIWANIDRRLRTGDEDRWLSSRYAQAEARNDLIALYAFCWELARVRLIVTEPTLGAIRFQWWRDALTELEEGRPPRAHDVVSVVAVMLNRATLKTTDLMSIIEGYETAFEQKDRALEPEAAIARCAARIVAPSEDLGADIETLAHQFAAARRGETVASPAPIMRLASAVLPALAHFRLRKLYARDATPRPLSKRLSVLRAVLSGKV, encoded by the coding sequence ATGACGATTAGTTCCACCCCGCCGGCCCCTGAAATATGGGCAAATATCGATAGAAGACTGCGAACAGGCGACGAGGATCGCTGGCTTTCATCCCGCTATGCGCAGGCTGAGGCGCGCAACGATTTGATCGCGCTTTATGCTTTCTGTTGGGAGCTTGCGCGGGTCCGCCTCATTGTGACCGAGCCAACACTCGGCGCCATTCGCTTTCAATGGTGGCGTGACGCCTTGACAGAGCTTGAAGAGGGGCGCCCGCCGCGCGCCCATGATGTGGTGTCAGTGGTCGCGGTCATGCTGAATCGCGCCACCCTGAAGACGACTGATCTAATGTCGATCATCGAAGGATACGAGACAGCCTTCGAGCAGAAGGACCGCGCCCTTGAGCCGGAAGCCGCAATCGCCCGGTGTGCGGCGCGCATTGTTGCGCCTTCGGAGGACCTTGGCGCTGACATTGAAACGCTCGCACACCAATTTGCTGCGGCGCGCCGGGGTGAGACAGTGGCTTCGCCAGCGCCCATCATGCGCTTGGCGTCTGCTGTCCTGCCAGCGCTTGCCCATTTTCGCCTGCGTAAGCTCTATGCCCGTGACGCCACCCCGCGCCCGTTGTCAAAGCGGCTCAGCGTGTTGCGAGCCGTACTCTCCGGGAAAGTCTAG